Genomic DNA from Bacteroidota bacterium:
TATAAACAAATATTTAAATATAGTCCATTTTTAGTCCATCCATTTAAATTTATTTCCATTTATTTAAATATTGTAATACCTTTGTTAAAGTGTTGTTAATGTTGAAGTTGGTAGGGATGTTGTTGTTTTATTGGTAACCTAGAAAAAACAAAATTTAATTGTTGTAATCTCTCGGGCTCCACAATTTAAAACCTCAACCAATTAAAATTTCAAATGGTTGAAGTTTTTTTACTTTTTTTACTCCTTCTTATGATTAAAAGAATACTTGTATTGCTGCTTTGTTTTTTATGGATTGGTTTGACTTTTTACCGTCCGGCAGGATTATTTCAATCCATTGGCACTTTGTTTACTTATTCCACAGGAGTTTTTTCACTTCGCTCCCCCGATGCGAAGGTTGGAAATATTGAGTTGAAAAGCCAGGGTAAATTTGAAGTTGACATTCACATTGACATTATAGGAATTCCTCATATTTATGGAAAGGATGCCTCTAATGTTTCTTTCGGTATGGGGTATATGCATGCACGTGACAGGTATTTTCAAATGGAAATTATAACACGGGTTGTACAAGGCAGGCTTGCTGAAGTATTAGGTAAAAAGGTAACATCATCGGATATATTCTGGAAACCTCTTGAAATTGAAGTGAAAGCAATGGAAGTGCTTAGCGAACTGCATGTAGAACAACCGGAAGTCTATAAACAATTAATGGCTTACAATGCAGGGGTTAGTTTTTATATTGACCAGGAAAAACCAAATAACAATTCACCCGAATACCGTCTGCTTGGGTTTGCACCCAGAAAATGGGAATCACATTATCCTGTTTTGCTTTCATGGTATATGAATTATATGCTCACCTATAAAGACAGGCATGCAGAGCGCGAACAAGTGCTTCTTAGTTTGCCTGCTAATTTAATTGAGGAATTATATGGTTTAAACAATGAACAGTATCCTTTTATAATAACAGATACAACATTTACCACTGTAATACCTGAGAATTCCAGTCCTGTTAAAGTATTTGGAAAACTTGATAAGCAAACTGAAACAATAGGAGAAAAAGAACTTAGGCAATCAATAGGAAGTAATAACTGGGCAGTAAGTGCAAACAAAAGTGCCACAGCAAGGGCGATGTTATGCAATGATACCCATCTGGATATTTCATTACCAAATCCATGGTATGAGGCACACCTGGTTTGTCCTGAATTTAATGTTTATGGTTTCTCTATTCCATGCAGTCCTTTCATAATTTCGGGATACAATGAAAATATTGCCTGGGGTATTACCAATGGCGGATGGGATCTTAGCGATCGATTTCTTTTAAAAACAAATCCAGACAATAAAAATGAATACTGGTATGAGGGTGCTTGGAAGAAAATGCAGGAAAAGCAATATGTAATCAGACAAAACAATGCTAAGGATACAGTTGTAAAACAGCAATTCACTATTTATGGGCCTGTGGTGCATGGAGAAAAGCAGGTATATGCCCAAAAATGGTACCCTGCTGGCAAAACCTCTTCTGTAATTTCCTTCAATTATTTGGCAAGGGCAAAAAACTGGGAAGATTTTAAAAATGCGCTTTCCTACTTTTCTTACCCTCCTCAAAATTTTGCCTATGCCGATAAACAAGGAAACATCGGTATGATTTCAGCTGGAAAAATGCCTTTACGGTATGCAGGATATAAAGGAGGATTACTAGATGGTAGTAAAAAACACAGGGAACAATTTGTTCCTTTTTCGTCACTTCCACAGCAGTTTAAACCAGCTCAGGGTTTTGTATATTCTGCAAACCAAAATCCTGCAAACACGGATTATTATATCGAGTATGATTTTCATGACACTTATAGGGCAAAACGAATATTTCAATTGCTCGCACAAAACAAGAATTTAAGCATTAAAGACATGAAAGCAATACAGGCAGACCGCAAGGATATTGGAATTGAAGATATAAAAGCGCTCATTAAAAAATACAAAAAAGCAACCGGAAAATGGAAATTGATTGAACCTCTGGAGCACTGGAATGGAGAAATAAGTGCATCATCAAAAGAGGCAATACTTTATTCATACTTTGCTTATTGTTTGCGCAACACTTTTCAAAAAATCCTTAAATCAGAATTTGAGATAACTGAAATTGTAAACAACAGCAATCTTGTAAGTTTTCTCCTTAAAAATGACACTTTTAGAATAGGTGAAAAAACTATAGTAGTCAATGATTTCCTGGAAGAGTGTTTAAAGGCTACCCAGGAACATTTGCAAAAAGATTTTGGCGAGGATTACAATAAAGCGGATTACTCCTATTATTCAAGTTTTGACATTAAGCATCTTGTTCATTTCCCAGGTTTAGGTGCAAAAGTTACTGATGCAGGAGGAAACGTAAATACCCCAAATGTAAATACACAACGAGTACATGGAGCATCCATGCGTTCCATTATAATTATGGATGAAAAACCCAAAGCATTAACTGTGCTTGCAGGAGGCCAAAGCGGAAGGGCAAATAGTTCTAATTATAAGAACCAGCTCGAGGATTGGAAGAATGTTTTATACCATAAGGCACAATTTACTGCAAAACATGAAGAGTTAAAGAATATAAATAACGTTATATCCATAAAGGCTGATGAATAAAATATTAAAATATATACCCCTGTTAACCGGGATTCTTGTACCACAGCTTTTTTTTAGCCAGTATTGGATTGTACTTACTGTTTGGATTTTTACAGGTTATTTGCTTTCTTCAAATTTCAGGAATATATTCATTAGCACTTTCATTCTGCAATCAGTTATTGGTACTGTTTTATTCTTTTTATGGTCCTCAAATGCTTCTGATTTCCTTCTGGAAATTCCAGTTTCATTTAACCTTCCTGGTTTTTTAATGCCGCTTTTTGCAAGCCTTTTCAATGCCTTAAATGTTGCTTTTTGCTTACTTGCTGGAGCAACAATTGCCAGGATAATCCAAAGAAGGAAGTTTGCAGCTTAAGAAGCGTTTCAAAAGGGATTAAGTTTTAAATGTAGCCTGGTGAAATTTGCTAATGCAACATAAGGGCTTAAGGCAAAAAGGGGGGCAAGGGTCTAACGCAACAAGTCGATAAATTTATAAATTGATTTGTGCGATTAGTTATTGAATTCGCAAGGTGTAATCTAAAAGATGAATAAGCATACTTATTGCAATCAATACAGTTCAATCAGCGTTTTTTCTCCACTGCCTTTGTATCCCCTGTACATTCTGTGGGAATTATGGATAAATTTTACATTTCCTTCTTTATCCATTGCCACGAGTCCTGCATGGCCACCAAAGGGTGTTAATTTCTCTTTCATTGTTTTCTCACAGGCCTGGTTTAAATCAATGTTGTGGTATAAAAGCATGGACGAAATTTCATGAGCAACAACTGCCCGAATAATTGATTCACCTTTTCCTGTGCAGGAAACAGCACAGGTTTTATTGTTGGCATAGGTTCCTGCACCAATTAATGCGCTATCTCCAATTCTAAATTCATTTTTGTTAATAAGGCCGCCAGTTGAAGTTCCGGCTGCAAGGTTTCCTTCCTGGTCAAGGGCAACAGCACCTACGGTTCCATGTTCTTCCTGGTTTCTCTTTTTCTTTTCTTCCTGCCATTGATCGTATCTCTCCTGAGTGAAAAAATAATGTGGTGGCATCATTTCTAATCCTATCTGCATTGCATAATCTTGTGCTC
This window encodes:
- a CDS encoding isoaspartyl peptidase/L-asparaginase, whose amino-acid sequence is MEKWGIAIHGGAGRLPFYGMTPEREKDYLSGLKKSLERGYKILEKGGTSLDAVENSIKILENDPLFNAGKGSVFTTHGNNRMDASIMCGKTMKAGAICRVMFVKNPIALARALMENPENIFLGDEGAQDYAMQIGLEMMPPHYFFTQERYDQWQEEKKKRNQEEHGTVGAVALDQEGNLAAGTSTGGLINKNEFRIGDSALIGAGTYANNKTCAVSCTGKGESIIRAVVAHEISSMLLYHNIDLNQACEKTMKEKLTPFGGHAGLVAMDKEGNVKFIHNSHRMYRGYKGSGEKTLIELY
- a CDS encoding penicillin acylase family protein, whose amino-acid sequence is MIKRILVLLLCFLWIGLTFYRPAGLFQSIGTLFTYSTGVFSLRSPDAKVGNIELKSQGKFEVDIHIDIIGIPHIYGKDASNVSFGMGYMHARDRYFQMEIITRVVQGRLAEVLGKKVTSSDIFWKPLEIEVKAMEVLSELHVEQPEVYKQLMAYNAGVSFYIDQEKPNNNSPEYRLLGFAPRKWESHYPVLLSWYMNYMLTYKDRHAEREQVLLSLPANLIEELYGLNNEQYPFIITDTTFTTVIPENSSPVKVFGKLDKQTETIGEKELRQSIGSNNWAVSANKSATARAMLCNDTHLDISLPNPWYEAHLVCPEFNVYGFSIPCSPFIISGYNENIAWGITNGGWDLSDRFLLKTNPDNKNEYWYEGAWKKMQEKQYVIRQNNAKDTVVKQQFTIYGPVVHGEKQVYAQKWYPAGKTSSVISFNYLARAKNWEDFKNALSYFSYPPQNFAYADKQGNIGMISAGKMPLRYAGYKGGLLDGSKKHREQFVPFSSLPQQFKPAQGFVYSANQNPANTDYYIEYDFHDTYRAKRIFQLLAQNKNLSIKDMKAIQADRKDIGIEDIKALIKKYKKATGKWKLIEPLEHWNGEISASSKEAILYSYFAYCLRNTFQKILKSEFEITEIVNNSNLVSFLLKNDTFRIGEKTIVVNDFLEECLKATQEHLQKDFGEDYNKADYSYYSSFDIKHLVHFPGLGAKVTDAGGNVNTPNVNTQRVHGASMRSIIIMDEKPKALTVLAGGQSGRANSSNYKNQLEDWKNVLYHKAQFTAKHEELKNINNVISIKADE